One genomic segment of Paraburkholderia phymatum STM815 includes these proteins:
- a CDS encoding class II glutamine amidotransferase, producing MCRWLAYTGNPIQLEAVLFRAKHSLIDQSLHSRLGQTTTNGDGFGVGWYGHPTDIPFRYRCAHPAWSDRNLRDAARAVRAPLFVAHIRAATDTPSQETNCHPFRYGRWLFMHNGLIRDYPKVRRDLMLGIDPDLFASIEGSTDSEVMFYLALTFGLEFDPVLALERMAGFIEETGRRHGIEAPLNMTVCATDGEQIVSARYSSERQSRSLYHSTSIRHLMELYPDDPRLAAVGEDAFLVLSEPLVDLEGWWEEIPESTAIVARGGAIESQTFDPHRT from the coding sequence ATGTGCCGCTGGCTGGCTTACACAGGGAACCCGATTCAGCTCGAAGCCGTGCTGTTCAGGGCGAAGCACTCGTTGATCGACCAGAGTCTGCATTCGCGGCTCGGACAAACCACCACCAACGGCGACGGCTTCGGCGTCGGCTGGTACGGCCATCCGACCGACATCCCATTCCGCTACCGCTGCGCGCATCCCGCGTGGAGCGACCGGAATCTGCGCGACGCCGCGCGTGCCGTGCGCGCACCGCTGTTCGTCGCGCATATTCGCGCGGCGACAGATACGCCGTCGCAGGAAACCAACTGTCATCCGTTTCGCTACGGCCGCTGGCTGTTCATGCACAACGGGCTCATACGCGACTATCCGAAAGTGCGGCGCGACCTGATGCTCGGCATCGACCCGGACCTGTTTGCATCGATCGAAGGCTCGACCGATTCCGAGGTCATGTTCTACCTCGCGCTGACGTTCGGGCTGGAATTCGATCCTGTGCTGGCGCTCGAACGGATGGCCGGTTTCATCGAGGAAACGGGGCGTCGGCATGGCATCGAGGCGCCGCTGAACATGACCGTCTGCGCGACGGACGGCGAACAGATCGTGTCGGCGCGCTATTCCAGCGAACGGCAGTCGCGCTCGCTCTATCACAGTACGTCGATCCGCCATCTGATGGAGCTGTACCCCGACGATCCGCGCCTCGCCGCGGTCGGCGAAGACGCGTTTCTCGTGTTGTCGGAGCCGCTAGTCGATCTGGAAGGATGGTGGGAGGAAATACCGGAGTCGACGGCGATCGTCGCGCGGGGCGGCGCGATCGAGTCGCAGACTTTCGACCCGCATCGAACATAG
- a CDS encoding MarC family protein has translation MIASLVSEILFGFTGLISIINPIAIAFVFLDRTDSLTDAERAALARRVAINAFFVLLVVFFVGTPILHFFGISMEALRIGGGLAVAVSAWNMLNAPERQPNEAAVKPVDPDNAMSKAFFPLTVPLTTGPGTMATAIALNANRSHKLSEFLMSSIASVTISVLVMFAIWFTYNHAATFARLLGKEGTKVALRVSAFLLLCIGVQIILTGLAEFLAPIAAGRLNN, from the coding sequence ATGATTGCGAGCCTTGTTTCGGAGATCCTGTTTGGCTTCACGGGGTTGATCAGCATCATCAATCCGATCGCGATTGCCTTTGTGTTTCTCGACCGCACGGACTCGCTGACGGACGCCGAACGCGCCGCGCTCGCCCGGCGCGTCGCCATCAATGCGTTCTTCGTGCTGCTGGTCGTATTCTTTGTGGGCACGCCGATCCTGCATTTCTTCGGCATCTCGATGGAGGCATTGCGCATCGGCGGCGGACTCGCTGTAGCCGTGAGCGCATGGAACATGCTGAACGCGCCCGAACGGCAGCCGAACGAAGCCGCCGTGAAACCTGTCGATCCCGACAATGCCATGTCGAAGGCATTCTTTCCGTTGACGGTGCCGCTCACGACAGGCCCCGGCACGATGGCGACGGCGATCGCGCTGAACGCCAACCGCAGTCACAAGCTGTCGGAGTTCCTGATGTCGTCGATTGCGTCCGTGACCATTTCGGTTCTTGTCATGTTCGCAATCTGGTTTACGTATAACCATGCTGCGACGTTCGCGCGCCTGCTCGGCAAGGAAGGGACGAAGGTGGCGTTGCGGGTGTCCGCATTCCTGCTGTTGTGCATCGGCGTGCAGATTATCCTGACGGGTCTGGCCGAGTTCCTTGCGCCGATTGCGGCCGGGCGCCTAAACAACTGA
- a CDS encoding DUF3311 domain-containing protein has translation MSFRLLAVLPFIGILLGVPFVNRVEPLVLGMPFVLAWIVMWVVLSSIIMGLIYRFDPTNRHAGPGEEVRS, from the coding sequence ATGTCATTTCGTCTGCTCGCCGTGCTGCCGTTCATCGGCATTCTGCTCGGCGTCCCGTTCGTCAACCGCGTCGAGCCGCTCGTGCTCGGCATGCCGTTCGTGCTTGCGTGGATCGTCATGTGGGTCGTGCTGAGTTCCATCATCATGGGCCTCATCTACCGGTTCGATCCCACTAACCGGCATGCGGGACCCGGCGAGGAGGTGCGTTCATGA